A portion of the Pseudomonas sp. PSE14 genome contains these proteins:
- a CDS encoding SDR family oxidoreductase, translating into MNQSKTLLLTGASRGIGHATVKHFNAAGWRVFTASRQDWSAECPWAEGLINHIHLDLEDIDSVQASLPQIREKLGGQLHALVNNAGISPKGPQGERLGALESDYATWLKVFNVNLFSTALLARGLFDELKAAKGSVINVTSIAGSRVHPFAGVAYACSKAALAALTREMAHDFGPHGVRVNAIAPGEIDTAILSSGTELIVERDIPMHRLGKPEEVASLIHFLCTSGASYVNGAEIHVNGGQHV; encoded by the coding sequence ATGAACCAGAGCAAGACCTTGTTACTGACCGGTGCCAGCCGCGGCATCGGCCATGCCACGGTGAAGCATTTCAACGCCGCCGGCTGGCGCGTGTTCACCGCCTCGCGCCAGGACTGGAGCGCCGAATGCCCCTGGGCCGAAGGGCTGATCAACCATATCCACCTGGATCTGGAAGACATCGACAGCGTGCAGGCCAGCCTGCCGCAGATCCGCGAAAAGCTCGGCGGCCAGCTGCATGCGCTGGTGAACAATGCCGGTATCTCGCCCAAGGGGCCGCAAGGGGAGCGTCTGGGCGCGCTGGAGAGCGACTACGCCACCTGGCTGAAGGTGTTCAACGTCAACCTGTTCTCCACCGCACTGCTGGCGCGCGGGTTGTTCGACGAGCTGAAGGCGGCCAAGGGTTCGGTGATCAACGTCACCTCCATCGCCGGTTCGCGGGTGCATCCCTTCGCCGGGGTCGCCTACGCCTGTTCCAAGGCTGCGCTGGCGGCGCTGACTCGCGAGATGGCCCACGACTTCGGCCCGCACGGCGTGCGCGTCAACGCCATCGCCCCAGGGGAGATCGATACCGCGATCCTGTCCTCGGGGACCGAGCTGATCGTCGAGCGCGACATTCCCATGCACCGCCTGGGCAAGCCGGAGGAAGTCGCTTCGCTGATCCATTTCCTCTGCACCAGCGGCGCGTCCTATGTGAATGGCGCGGAAATCCACGTCAACGGCGGGCAGCATGTGTAA
- a CDS encoding GntR family transcriptional regulator: MNYPIEGLNHSYLGSGVYALLREALITGRFKPDDRLRIRDLAQQLGTSVTPVRDAILQLAKEQALVLKTPRDIRVPLLTREQYLEIRSIRVALEGLAAETAAARASTEQLDELEANIRQNLDAIHAEDMVSALKLNQAFHFALADIAGMPLLRGFLDSLWMRTGPLIAQAYADFNERMAIEHHWEVLRALRAGDGAAARAAIHTDLVDGSEKMLEFIAQSEAQN; encoded by the coding sequence ATGAACTACCCGATCGAAGGGCTGAACCATTCCTACCTGGGCAGCGGCGTCTATGCGCTGCTGCGCGAGGCGCTGATCACCGGCCGCTTCAAGCCGGACGACCGCCTGCGCATTCGCGACCTGGCGCAGCAGCTGGGCACCAGCGTGACCCCGGTGCGCGATGCGATCCTGCAACTGGCCAAGGAGCAGGCGCTGGTGCTCAAGACGCCGCGCGACATCCGCGTGCCGCTGCTCACCCGCGAGCAGTACCTGGAAATCCGTAGCATCCGCGTGGCCCTCGAAGGACTGGCGGCCGAGACGGCTGCCGCCAGGGCCAGCACCGAGCAGCTGGATGAGCTGGAAGCCAACATCCGCCAGAACCTCGATGCGATCCACGCCGAGGACATGGTGTCGGCGCTCAAGCTCAACCAGGCCTTCCACTTCGCCCTGGCCGACATCGCCGGCATGCCGCTGCTGCGCGGCTTCCTCGACAGCCTGTGGATGCGCACCGGCCCGCTGATCGCCCAGGCCTACGCCGACTTCAACGAGCGCATGGCGATCGAACACCACTGGGAAGTGCTGCGGGCGTTGCGCGCAGGCGACGGTGCCGCTGCCCGCGCGGCCATCCATACCGACCTGGTCGACGGTAGCGAGAAGATGCTGGAGTTCATTGCCCAGTCCGAGGCGCAGAACTGA
- a CDS encoding ATP-binding cassette domain-containing protein: protein MLKFDKVSTFYGKIQALHDVSMEVQQGEIVTLIGANGAGKSTLLMTLCGSPRASSGSITYLGEELVGKESSVIMRKSIAVVPEGRRVFARLTVEENLAMGGFFTSKGDYQEQMDKVLALFPRLKERFNQRGGTMSGGEQQMLAIGRALMSKPKLLLLDEPSLGLAPIIIQQIFDIVEQLRQEGVTVFLVEQNANQALKLADRGYVLENGRIVMQDTGANLLVNPKVRDAYLGG, encoded by the coding sequence ATGCTGAAGTTCGACAAGGTTTCCACCTTCTACGGCAAGATCCAGGCGCTGCATGACGTCAGCATGGAGGTCCAGCAGGGCGAGATCGTCACCCTGATCGGCGCCAACGGCGCCGGCAAGTCGACCCTGCTGATGACCCTCTGCGGCTCGCCGCGCGCCTCCTCGGGCAGCATCACGTACCTGGGCGAGGAACTGGTCGGCAAGGAATCCTCCGTGATCATGCGCAAGAGCATCGCTGTCGTGCCGGAAGGCCGTCGCGTGTTCGCCCGCCTGACCGTGGAAGAGAACCTGGCCATGGGCGGTTTCTTCACCAGCAAGGGCGATTACCAGGAGCAGATGGACAAGGTCCTGGCACTCTTCCCGCGCCTGAAGGAACGCTTCAACCAGCGCGGCGGCACCATGTCCGGCGGTGAACAGCAGATGCTCGCCATCGGCCGTGCGCTGATGAGCAAGCCCAAGCTGCTGCTGCTCGACGAGCCGTCCCTGGGCCTTGCGCCGATCATCATCCAGCAGATCTTCGACATCGTCGAACAACTGCGCCAGGAAGGCGTGACCGTCTTCCTCGTCGAGCAGAACGCCAACCAGGCGCTCAAGCTCGCCGACCGTGGCTACGTGCTGGAGAACGGCCGCATCGTCATGCAGGACACCGGCGCCAACCTGCTGGTGAACCCCAAGGTGCGCGACGCGTACCTCGGCGGCTGA
- the livG gene encoding high-affinity branched-chain amino acid ABC transporter ATP-binding protein LivG gives MSQTILEVNGLTMRFGGLLAVNGVALNVKEKQVVSMIGPNGAGKTTVFNCLTGFYQPTGGEILLRGEAVQDLPGHKIAHKGVVRTFQNVRLFKEMTAVENLLVAQHRHLNTNFLAGLLKTPAFRRREAEALDYAAHWLEIVNLKDIANRPAGTLAYGQQRRLEIARCMMTRPQLLMLDEPAAGLNPRETEDLKALIAMLRAEHGVTVLLIEHDMKLVMSISDHIYVINQGTPLADGTPEQIRGNPDVIKAYLGEA, from the coding sequence ATGAGCCAGACCATTCTTGAAGTAAACGGCCTGACCATGCGCTTCGGCGGCCTGCTGGCCGTCAACGGCGTGGCGCTGAACGTGAAGGAAAAGCAGGTGGTCTCGATGATCGGCCCCAACGGCGCCGGCAAGACCACCGTGTTCAACTGCCTGACCGGCTTCTACCAGCCCACCGGCGGTGAAATCCTCCTGCGCGGCGAGGCCGTGCAGGACCTGCCCGGCCACAAGATCGCCCACAAGGGCGTGGTGCGGACTTTCCAGAACGTTCGCCTGTTCAAGGAAATGACCGCGGTGGAGAACCTGCTGGTCGCCCAGCACCGCCACCTCAACACCAACTTCCTCGCCGGCCTGCTCAAGACCCCGGCCTTCCGTCGTCGTGAAGCGGAAGCGCTGGACTACGCCGCGCACTGGCTGGAAATCGTCAACCTCAAGGACATCGCCAACCGCCCGGCGGGCACCCTCGCCTACGGCCAGCAGCGCCGCCTGGAGATCGCCCGCTGCATGATGACCCGTCCGCAGCTGTTGATGCTGGACGAACCGGCGGCCGGCCTGAACCCACGGGAGACCGAGGACCTGAAGGCACTGATCGCCATGCTGCGTGCCGAACACGGCGTCACCGTCCTGCTCATCGAGCACGACATGAAGCTGGTGATGAGCATTTCCGACCATATCTACGTGATCAACCAGGGTACCCCCCTGGCCGACGGCACCCCGGAGCAGATCCGCGGCAACCCGGATGTGATCAAAGCCTATCTGGGGGAGGCCTGA
- a CDS encoding high-affinity branched-chain amino acid ABC transporter permease LivM, whose protein sequence is MSQKLKTAFFSALLVMAVAYPVLGIKLSVVGIGLQLQGVSPTTLWVIAACAVAMFVWQLVRDKFHFVTSTRQFLSRPHTKLAERLTHSSVQRKIILGLIVVALAWPFFGSRGAVDIATLILIYVLLGLGLNIVVGLAGLLDLGYVGFYAVGAYSYALLSHYYGLGFWTCLPIAGLMAAFFGFILGFPVLRLRGDYLAIVTLGFGEIIRILLRNLTWLTGGPNGISNIEKPSLFGLSFERRAPEGMQTFHEFFGIAYNSNYKVVFLYLVALLLVLLVLFVINRLLRMPLGRAWEALREDEIACRALGLNPTIIKLSAFTLGACFAGFAGSFFAARQGLVTPESFTFIESATILAIVVLGGLGSQLGVILAAVVMILLPELMREFSEYRMLMFGAIMVLMMIWRPQGLLPMQRPHLELRK, encoded by the coding sequence ATGAGCCAGAAACTCAAGACCGCATTCTTCAGTGCCCTGCTGGTGATGGCCGTCGCCTACCCGGTACTCGGCATCAAGCTCAGCGTGGTTGGGATCGGCCTGCAGCTGCAGGGCGTCAGCCCGACCACCCTGTGGGTGATTGCCGCGTGCGCCGTGGCGATGTTCGTCTGGCAACTGGTGCGCGACAAATTCCATTTCGTGACCAGCACCCGCCAGTTCCTGTCCAGACCGCACACCAAGCTCGCCGAACGCCTGACCCACTCCTCGGTACAACGCAAGATCATCCTCGGCCTGATCGTCGTCGCTCTCGCCTGGCCGTTCTTCGGCTCGCGCGGCGCGGTGGACATCGCCACGCTGATCCTGATCTACGTGCTGCTGGGCCTGGGTCTGAACATCGTAGTGGGCCTGGCGGGCCTGCTCGACCTGGGCTACGTCGGCTTCTACGCCGTGGGCGCCTACAGCTATGCGCTGCTGTCGCACTACTACGGCCTGGGCTTCTGGACCTGCCTGCCGATCGCCGGCCTGATGGCAGCCTTCTTCGGCTTCATCCTCGGTTTCCCGGTGCTGCGCTTGCGCGGCGACTACCTGGCGATCGTGACCCTGGGCTTCGGCGAGATCATCCGCATCCTGCTGCGTAACCTCACCTGGCTGACCGGCGGCCCCAACGGCATCAGCAACATCGAAAAGCCCAGCCTGTTCGGCCTCTCCTTCGAGCGCCGCGCCCCCGAGGGAATGCAGACCTTCCACGAGTTCTTCGGCATCGCCTACAACTCGAACTACAAGGTCGTGTTCCTCTACCTGGTCGCGCTGCTGCTGGTGCTGCTGGTGCTGTTCGTGATCAACCGCCTGCTGCGCATGCCCCTGGGCCGTGCCTGGGAAGCCCTGCGCGAAGACGAGATCGCCTGCCGTGCCCTTGGCCTGAACCCGACCATCATCAAGCTCTCCGCCTTCACCCTCGGCGCCTGCTTCGCCGGTTTCGCCGGCAGCTTCTTCGCCGCGCGCCAGGGCCTGGTGACGCCGGAATCCTTCACCTTCATCGAGTCGGCGACCATCCTCGCCATCGTCGTGCTGGGTGGCCTGGGTTCGCAGCTGGGCGTGATCCTCGCCGCCGTGGTGATGATCCTGCTGCCCGAACTCATGCGTGAGTTCAGCGAGTACCGCATGCTGATGTTCGGCGCCATCATGGTGCTGATGATGATCTGGCGTCCGCAGGGCCTGCTGCCCATGCAGCGTCCGCATCTGGAGTTGCGCAAATGA
- the livH gene encoding high-affinity branched-chain amino acid ABC transporter permease LivH, protein MPDLYHYLQQLINGLTVGSTYALIAIGYTMVYGIIGMINFAHGEVYMIGSYVAFIVITGLAMMGIVSLPVVIICTFAASIIVTSAYGYGIERIAYRPLRGSNRLIPLISAIGMSIFLQNEVLLAQDSKDKAIPNLLPGNFIIGPDEMSGVTISYMQVLIFIITLLTMYGLSMFISRSRLGRACRACAEDLKMANLLGINTNNIIALTFVIGATLAAVAAVLLGLQYGVINPHIGFLAGIKAFTAAVLGGIGSIPGAMLGGLVLGVAEAFGADVFGDQYKDVVAFTLLVLVLLFRPTGILGRPEVEKV, encoded by the coding sequence ATGCCTGATCTCTATCACTATCTGCAACAGCTGATCAACGGCCTCACCGTCGGCAGCACCTATGCCCTGATCGCCATCGGCTACACCATGGTCTACGGCATCATCGGCATGATCAACTTCGCCCATGGCGAGGTGTACATGATTGGCTCGTACGTAGCCTTCATCGTGATCACGGGGCTGGCGATGATGGGAATCGTAAGTCTTCCTGTCGTCATCATCTGCACCTTCGCCGCCAGCATCATCGTCACCAGTGCTTACGGCTACGGTATCGAACGAATCGCCTACCGCCCGCTGCGCGGAAGCAACCGACTGATTCCGCTGATCTCCGCGATCGGCATGTCGATCTTCCTGCAGAACGAGGTCCTGCTCGCCCAGGACTCCAAGGACAAGGCCATCCCCAACCTGCTGCCGGGCAACTTCATCATCGGCCCGGATGAAATGAGCGGCGTGACCATCTCGTACATGCAGGTGCTGATCTTCATCATCACTCTGCTGACCATGTACGGCCTGTCCATGTTCATCTCCCGTTCCCGCCTGGGCCGCGCCTGCCGCGCCTGCGCCGAGGACCTGAAGATGGCCAACCTGCTGGGCATCAACACCAACAACATCATCGCCCTGACCTTCGTCATCGGCGCCACCCTGGCCGCCGTGGCCGCGGTGCTGCTGGGCCTGCAGTATGGCGTGATCAACCCGCACATCGGCTTCCTGGCCGGCATCAAGGCGTTCACCGCCGCGGTGCTGGGCGGCATCGGCAGTATCCCGGGCGCCATGCTCGGCGGGCTGGTGCTCGGCGTTGCCGAAGCCTTCGGCGCCGACGTGTTCGGTGACCAGTACAAGGACGTGGTGGCGTTCACCCTGCTGGTGCTCGTCCTGCTCTTCCGCCCCACCGGCATCCTCGGCCGCCCGGAGGTGGAAAAGGTATGA